The window TATTTTACCAATACAATACAAATCGCccttaaagaaataaattcgtcaaagtttttaataaatgttaaaatcaaatcaacatatatttattttatacaatttctttagaaacttgatttataaaaaacattcacttatttaaataaaatattttatgttttattaaaacaaccgAGCTAcgaaacttttttagaatatatgaataaaataaagtattttttaattatatatttgaataacttttgttattttctttttaatatgttaattttatcaCTGCGCTCTCCTGAGACCGCCAGGGTAAATTTTGGtttactctaatttttttttgtttaattattaatattggGTTTaggtaagtgttttaaaattatttttaaaatctcaactaacttttaaacatattttttttgtaaaaatagtttttacctAAAATAAACTATGGAGGGGGAGGGTAATATGGGGAGGGCGgggatttttttcaaaatttataggGTATTAcacctcttaaaaaaaatttttgttaaaagaatacAACTTTGAAACGAAAAAATAagatcttttattaaaaaattgggACGAATTCCAGAGTTAACAATATGTCAATGCAATAAATGCAGATGTTTAATATGAAATATTGAAATTCCTTGCAAAATAATTCAATCATTTCAAAGTTCACAATAATGGACCGTTCCCTCTATAGAAAAAAACCGCAATGCATTTTGGTCTTTGTATTCAccgaaaataaacaaatctgtgttaaagctttttaaaataaacagttaagtaatttaatttaaaaagacttttcaaaatgatttcaAATGATACAATATCTTGTGATAAACTAATAACTCATtctattaaagaaaatattactgttgagtcaacaacaacaacaaaataccGCGGTGGCATAACTTGTTGTGTTCCATTATGCAACAATAATTcgctcaaaaacaaaaacttatcgTTTTACATCATCCCAAAAGAAAgtagtttgagaaaaaaatggCTAACTTCAATTAGTAGGAAAAACTTTGTTCCTTCTACTTCTCATCGGGTTTGTTCAGTCCACTTTACAGGAGGAAAAAAGACTTATATGAACAACTGTCCATCTTTACTGTCAAAACAAGTTAAagacaacataaaaaaaacaagaatcaCAGTAAATAGTTCTATtggatataaaagaaaaatagacgAAATTGAAAA is drawn from Hydra vulgaris chromosome 07, alternate assembly HydraT2T_AEP and contains these coding sequences:
- the LOC136082766 gene encoding THAP domain-containing protein 11-like, with the protein product MISNDTISCDKLITHSIKENITVESTTTTKYRGGITCCVPLCNNNSLKNKNLSFYIIPKESSLRKKWLTSISRKNFVPSTSHRVCSVHFTGGKKTYMNNCPSLLSKQVKDNIKKTRITVNSSIGYKRKIDEIENEKNDVNFSFEETEPEKLKKEIIILKDKLNIIKTKRKK